In Procambarus clarkii isolate CNS0578487 chromosome 25, FALCON_Pclarkii_2.0, whole genome shotgun sequence, the following proteins share a genomic window:
- the LOC138368592 gene encoding uncharacterized protein — MKYLDVLVATNIYENAMGAVVLENAYYEDAIQTKLQHFAKLIIIDKATTNIAGTAFQNLTQPEVKLPSLRLPTFSGTEDESWDNFCNKFVDSMDSNGTIAKTTNFTYLQDVLKDEALKVVCNLTFTDDGYNSAIQLLKENNAKPERTIKLLTQKLLDISPPDGSADSLQVFRLELESLLKALKNKVNLD; from the coding sequence ATGAAATATCTGGATGTACTTGTTGCTACCAACATATATGAAAATGCAATGGGagctgtcgtactagaaaacgcATATTATGAAGATGCAATACAaacaaagttacaacactttgCCAAGTTAATAATCATAGACAAGGCCACTACAAACATTGCAGGCACAGCTTTCCAAAACCTGAcacaaccagaagtcaaattaCCATCACTCAGGCTACCAACTTTCTCTGGTACAGAGGACGAGAGTTGGGATAACTTCTGTAACAAATTTGTCGATTCAATGGATTCTAATGGCACTATAGCAAAGACCACAAATTTTACATATTTACAAGATGTCTTAAAGGATGAAGCATTAAAGGTGGTCTGTAATTTAACCTTCACTGATGATGGTTATAATAGCGCAATACAGCTCCTTAAGGAAAATAATGCTAAGCCGGAAAGAACTATCAAACTTCTAACCCAGAAACTGTTAGATATTTCCCCTCCAGATGGATCAGCTGACTCACTCCAAGTctttagattggagcttgagtccttgcTCAAAGCGTTAAAGAATAAAGTGAATCTGGATTAA